Within the Vespa crabro chromosome 5, iyVesCrab1.2, whole genome shotgun sequence genome, the region aaaattttttttaaattacaaaaaaaaaaaggagagaaaaaaaacaaagaaaaatatgaaaaaaaaaaacggaaaggaaaagaaaaagaaaaaaaggaaaaaatcaaCGATTGGTTATCCATTCGCCCTTCCTCATATATACATCATTCGACGAGGACGATCCTTCGGAGGATTATTATCCTTTCATCTGACCTGAGCCGCCAATGGTCAAGGATAAGCTGGATTAACGTCCCTGTTCTTCgtagtaagaaaaagatagatggatagataaatagatagatagatagatagagagagagagagagagagagagagagggagagagagagaaggatgaaaAGACGAGGTTacgatcgttattgtcatcgGCATTGCTTTTAAATCTCAAAAGGAACTAGCCAATGATATCAGAGTTTTATTCCAAGTAAGAATATTGCGCAAATGGTTTCGAAGAAATGTAATTCAGTTCTACGTAGAAATGATTTTAGGATCGCGCTGCAAATTTAATGTCTCgtataaattgataattaaattgattgttttctctacaaaaaaaaaaaaaaataataaaaaaagaaaaataaaaagaaaaaagaaaaagcatcgaaattttatatatttgtacacataaataaatatatatattcttgtacctttattctaataaaatgaactttatatagattaaataaatcaaatcgatataaatgtaaaatgcatgtgtgtatataaatgcgtatgtataatatctataaaaaaaaaaaaaaagaagggaaaaaattaCGTATGTGTAAGTACGCTTAATACGTACATCTTAAAAATAAGTAGTAAATAAGTGGTAAATAAGTAGTAAGGATTTAAATTTTACGAAGATCTTTAATGAAGCCACGAGATAAGTATGTATTAATAGGGCCTATGATTTTCTTGGGAAACGATCCAATTAACTTGAATTTACATgggggaaaaacaaaagaaaaaagaaaaaaaaaagaagaaagaaagaaaaagaactcgAAAGACGAAAGGAAGATGTTAAAAgcgaaaggaaaagatgaaatctatctatctttgcAAGTTGCATATATTATCTCGAAGTATGATAACTTTAGAAATATGCTCTACAAAGTTTAATCTAAATATAGCTCACATCGTTAAGATAATCATCGGTGAAAGAACAGATACGTGCAGTAgagtagaataaaaaaaggaaaaagataaaagaaaaagtacataTAATCGTCGATCCTTTCGCCATCCGTCTCACAAGAGAGATCGCGAAAATGCAAGGCGTGCTGCTGGCTATGAAACGCATTTAACTGCATCCATACGCAAGTCTTATTTGCTTGTAGACTTGGTCTCCTTGCTCTTGAAAACAAGGGGACGTACTGTTCTTCGATCTACAGGACGATTCATAAAACGTTTATCGaaatattgattaattgagacacgaaattaatgatatatcgttcatgaaaatataaataaagattagtaaataatttatacgattatCTAATccattcgtttatttttatttataattaatgattattatttaagaaaaataatctttcaagGATTCCATCaaatattatgaaagataTTATCTGATATTATCTGAAAGATAATGAaagtattattgtaatataaagatatgaaaaaaaatgatactgATAATATGGATTACGTAAGGAtgccatctttctttcttacgtcCTTTCTTCGATTCTACCTTTCACTGCGAAGAAATTATCGtgtgtcgttattattcgtatttcattttttcttttgtcctttttccCCTATCATTGATACTTTTATTCTATACGTTAGTTCTTTGTTACAAcgcgaaataataatttgcaaataacacagataatttttatttaaatataaataaaatttgtatattataagatattaatacgtctataaaaatatgcaatttttaataacggattcgttaaaaagaaagaaaaagaagaaaaaaagaaaaagaaaaaagaaataaacaaataaataactttctaaacgaaatttcaatttatacgaAAGATTAAATAATACCTTAACTGTCTCAAATCGAtgagatatgaaagaaaaatttctttatatttttattcactcCGTAAATCATCTTGATAATGCACGGTTCTCATCTCAACGCACTTTACAACTTTAAATCTCATTGTAACAAAATTCATGCGAACGAATTGCAAATTCGTTTCGTGGTTAATGCCTTGTAAGACTCGTTTAAAATAAacggaaggaaggagaaagaaagagagagagagagagagaagccagCAGGAGTCGTCGTTTAACCGTTGTAAGGTCAAGGCCGAGATGAGAGGTCGATGTTCAATGCGGCATAGATGCACCATCAAGCCATCTAAGAGTATATgcaatgtttttctttaatagGTTGAAGTAAATGATCGATGgtgtaaataaaaagtaattacttatcttaattaaattaatacgatGTCTTCGAATTGTATCGGAAGAAATGCGAGAAATTAACATTGAgcaataatgaaatatcaatATGAAGAATCAAATGTATACATAGGCATACATGTAAATGTAAATGGGTGTGAACTTTTAAACATATCATGTAGCATGATcaattctctttgtttttcattcttttcttttttctttttttttctcttttttttttttttaccttatcATATTTCTACATATTCAAGTTGATTGCAAAAGttataagtaatttttttataatcatcttGTACGggtaaaatgatataaaggaagaagaagaaaaaagaagagaaaaggaaaatggaaagaaatttttttcttttcatccatGGACGATGATTTAAAAGTCTCAAGAGCGCAATTAAGGGACGCCTTGAGTACTTCGCACAAGAGATGACGTCTCTTCAgtgacgaagaaaaataagatgctgatgataacaatgaaaCTCGTTATCGAATAACGGCGAAAGATGATGCTGGAACATCGGACGTAAATACTTTTGTGCGCGCAAGCTAAGAACACCTATCGTTATTTAATCTTAATGCATGTTCCCGGAAGTCATTTAACTTATTTTCGATGCACCAacgtaaattatttatcgctTCGATGGCGCAGAATCGATctgttcatttttcttttcttttttttttcttcttcttcttcttcttcttcttcttcttctctttcttttttcctttttcttaccttttttctcttgaagAAAACGATTAACGCTTCATTGttgttttcaataataaatatcataatttaagaaaatcacgtatgataattacgtaaattcatatataatttttaatgacttatttaaaaatgtttatatttaatattgacaGACAGAAAATAacttattatatcaattataatatatgattgttatataaattatggaaacaaattcgatattattaatttgaattaacgttaaatatattcgaacaatttaattatttatttaaatatttcagatgcaatatcaatttttattacgtattaAAACAACATGATATGCtcgtattttcaattttttttataaaaattttcacgaCAAATAATCGATCTATATAtagatgaatttatatatagagaCGTATTCATACGAAGACGTGTAATTGCGATTTCGTCCTTTGCTCGTAATATCCTCGcggtgatattaaaaaaaattgtttattttacgcCATTGATTCTGATAACCAAGAAATTATGAATGTTTTGATcggaaataaataatctatcgggtattataataaaaaaaaaaaaaaaaaatggatcatgatatttctttcatttttgttcaaaatgaaaacaatacgatggtattcttaaaaatagtattcaatcaattttttttttgttttttttttttttatgaaaattcttttacGTTATATCACGGcaaataatcaatttatatGCACATGTACTTGATCATccaatagatataaataatccaTTTATATGCATATGGATTTGAGAtgcctatatacatataaagacgtataataaaaattttatccttttctcaaAACATCCTCAAagtggataaaaaaaagaataatttcataCATTTGAATTTAATAAGCAAGAAACTATATACGTTCTGATCAAAAATCCGTAATTTGGTCGtcataatatgataaaaatagatcATAAAATTCTCATGGAAAATCTGAAACGTAGAATGTAAAAAATGCGAATAGTCGAATGGAAAGATAACGGAGTACGATGGAGTGGTGGACTTCTCGTAACTCACGTATTGAATTACATAATACCTTGTGTAGATCTTTCTCGTGTAAGGATCGATGCCTATAAAAGCGGCAACATCAAAAGATCGCGTTGCAGTACATCTTCGGATTTCTGATAATCCTACGATGGCTACTCTTATCTGGAACGTTCTTGGTTTTCTCTTATTGGCAACTACTACAATCATTTCTGGATTACCTGCGCTTGATGATTCGAGTGAGTTTATTCtttagattttaaataaaaaaaattttttttttctttcgtttaatatCACAAGACAATTTCATACTcatgtaacatttttattcattcttatttaaaGAAGGTGACGGTATATGACGCTCACAATCATTTCTTcacaataaattttttgttctttctgtgtcatataaattatattgtcaATTGtcttgataatataaaaaaaaaaaatgtatacaatTAATAACTTGTTTTTCCGTAGAAATTATCGCCAATAATGATGAAGAAAATTCAACTTTGTCATTGGATCTTGTACCTCCTATGATAAAAGATGACGACGATAAGAATATTacattgtttattataaatctttacGCTGTACGAAATCATTCGGGCGAAGCATCGGAAGAAGTGCTCGATAATAGTCTCATAGAAAAAATGCCTGATATAATAGGtgagttatattttttttttttttctttttttttttgtggaaAGATTCAACACAAGATATAttctatagatattttatatgtatacacacacatatacaaacatctacgttttatattattgaaaattcatacgtattaaatatatgtaagtaaaataatatattatatgatttccgatatttttcgatattacatttaaagtcatatctaattaattagaaaaattatccgaggaaaaagataaatttgcaAACGATATTCATTAATCACattgattattaatcttgATGAATATTTATACAGTCATGAATGATAAAAAGGGATGATATCTTATAGGTCCCTTAGCAACGATATTCCTAGTTGTAGAGGAGGGAGAAGATGAGAAACCTGTCGATCTCGACGAGATGGCAAAGTACATGGAGAAACATGGATTCAAAATGGATAAAATCGATGAGAGTGGTGAAACGAGTGTTCTCAGAACAGAAATAGCGgacaaagagatagataacGTAAAGGATATTTTGGAATCAACGGCAGACAATTCATCAAcggaaaaattatcaaaatctAAGAAATATAGAACGAGAAGGATGGCCTGTCATAAGTGTCacggaggtggaggtggaggtggcaGAGGTGGCGGTGGAGGTTacggtggaggtggaggtggaggtagTTATCAATATTACGATCCATACGGAGGTAACTTTACTGATATAATAATTGCCTATGATAGAGCACGCTAGTTttcaaacacatacacacaagtAAGTAGAAATTAGCGGCACGGCAAGACACAAAGCTTATTAGTAGACGTTTCTAGAATGTATGTAATAATGATTTGAAAAAGGTATTGGTAAAATAAGTATCCAATGCGAATATAAGAAAATGGAATTTCCTTAATAACGtgattttatgaatttttcataaatattacgtttcaaatacattaaaataGAAGCAATCCGAgtgcaattaattatattattaattaatcgaatataacGTAGCTATTTATTCTAGCtggataatttttataataattataaataattacaagtaCGATTCGAACGAATCGATCTAACTTGAGGAAATATGATTAtcacgaaaaaaaacaaacaaataaaaaagaaaaaacatccTGGTCAATAATAGACTAAATAGTCCTTCATATTTTgtcttatataattaattattatcctttttctccAGGACAAACGATTGGTGTTATACCGGTATATGTAGTACCTGTTGCGGTTCAACAACAACCACAGAGACCTCAGTATCATCCTCCACCTCAGCCGGTGTGCGATCCGTGTCAAGGGTATatgtcctttatttttttttttattttattgtatttatttttttttcttttttttttttttttacaaaatttcaatcgatttattattagcCGTTGGACGGCATAATACTAAtgacatattatttttctatttatttagacgcggtggtggtggtggtggtggtggcggaggtggcggtggtggtggtggtgcatGGGCACATGCGAGTGCTCAAGCCAGTGCTGGAAATTGGtgattaattttttgaataatcCACTCGCTAAAATGAATCTTCAAGGaaattagatattttcttttgttcaatattattgacgaaagaaaagaaagaagacgaagaagaagaagaagaaaaaaaaaagaattattaaattaacctCGAAAAACTGCCTAACATTAATCACAATTTGTTAACTAGGTTATTTCTAatggtagagagaaagaaaaaaatagcgtAACCTGTTAATTATCCGCTATATACtgtaaatgtaattaaaattaagtaGATAATGACAAGTTGACTAGACTTGATCGCATGgttcaaagaaaatatgaatgcAACGCGATATTTGCACCTATACAAATCATGTGATTGGAAATTGGTTTTTCggatgaattataaaaaaagtgtAATTGTTGTATTGACGTATAACGAAgtgaaaatgaattttgattttatttatttataatttgattgtcctttctttttaagtATTATCGACGTAAATTACTCTTagcttttcttttgtattaataaaatatttgtaattgtcGATAGCGCGAGAAGaggatgaaatatttttgcaaaaaaaaaaaaaataaaaagaatgatcgGCACAGGGAAGAAACAGATAAACAGGTTTAGATTAATTATGTTCCTCGCGTTATTACGCATATATATCTAGAATTTCCTAGAATAATGAACAGTGACTTAATTGGCTCTACTCATGAAGCAGAATGAAGTTACATCGTTCTAATAAATGCCACAATGTAATTTGTATAAGGCCGTATTAAACGTTACTACCTAACcacaagtcggaatatatatatatatatgatcgtcGGCAAAATGAATTtctgaaaatgataaaaatttccgACGAAAACATAGACGTCATCAACGCTGTCGTCAAGATCTCGGATTATTTTCAGAATCATTCGTATCATatgatttgaattttttttcaaaaattttcgacgaataaaaatagaagaaaagaaaagaaataaaaagaatatattcatGGGTGGTTACGATGACGTGTGCCTATGAAAAAGTttgatcattttaaaaataacaacgaaaatcttttaagacatttaaaaaaatactttgaaatatttcccaaggaaacatagaaatattttatataatcataactatagaatttttttttttaaatcatcctTTTCGTATTATACCAAAAAGCTTTTCTTCTACGTTCgcaaaatgttattaaaactATTAATTGCAACTAGATATTTATCCTAGGtcgtctgttttttttttttttttttttactttttagaGCTGTCCTAGATCGAGACTTTAAAAGCAGTGTCCAGTATCGAGactataaataaaagtagTGTGAACGAGTATGTAACTTCCAATGAACGGCTTCGAATCCGTGGCTGTTATGTGTTAACTCAGAGTACTGAGAGATAGACGGTGCCATAATTATAGCGCGACTTGGGTGAACGTAACGGTAAACTTTCGACTCTTTACACTTTATTTTTCCGGATACAGAGCATcgaagtagaaagagagaaggaagaagagaatttACAAAAGGGAATATGGGAAGATAGAAgtgagcaaaaaaaagaacaaaaaaaaaaaagaaaaaaagaaggagaaaaaaaatggaaaaataaaaaagaaagatcttgGACAGAAACGAAGCCAATTCGAAACGGCGAGAACCACTTTGTCCGCTATTTTAAACGTTCTACCTGCTTCGACTCGATGATGATTGGACAGTTGAAATTATATCTTTGCCTTCGATTATATAGTCGAGTTTTTTCAGGGTTTTACTGAAGacaagagaaaggagagatgaGTTTTTACCTAGATCGATTTCGAAACCTTCGATTTTCATCCTATTTAAATTCCTTCGAAATttcataagaaatttttataaattgataCAATTTAAAATCCTTTTAAAGTGTACAAAgcagtttgaaaaaatgattggaatataatatcatagagatctaatcgatattaataattaattttaattagccATTAATCAAATATGACTAGACGAacacgtatatttatttttaccatACCGATGAATATTCTGAAAGTAAATCTCTACCttgattaattcattattatatcacaACTTATCTCTGAAAGAAGAAGCTTACTGTTAAACTGTTGAATGCTTAACGGAACAtcctttattaattaaatcatttgaCTCGAAATGTCAAAATACTTaattacattgaaataattcttcgaaaataaaaacgttGAAGTGAATCGTATTAAAGATCATTTAGGCAAAATTGATGCATTAATTGACCTTGAATTTATTCAAGAAAGATCAGAAAGACAGGATAAATCGTCGGTTTAACGTTTGCATGAAGAAGCGAAGAAAATGTGGGTTTGCAGGTCGGCGAATACCCGTTGGCGTCCATC harbors:
- the LOC124424107 gene encoding uncharacterized protein LOC124424107 isoform X1, with translation MATLIWNVLGFLLLATTTIISGLPALDDSKIIANNDEENSTLSLDLVPPMIKDDDDKNITLFIINLYAVRNHSGEASEEVLDNSLIEKMPDIIGPLATIFLVVEEGEDEKPVDLDEMAKYMEKHGFKMDKIDESGETSVLRTEIADKEIDNVKDILESTADNSSTEKLSKSKKYRTRRMACHKCHGGGGGGGRGGGGGYGGGGGGGSYQYYDPYGGQTIGVIPVYVVPVAVQQQPQRPQYHPPPQPVCDPCQGRGGGGGGGGGGGGGGGGAWAHASAQASAGNW
- the LOC124424107 gene encoding uncharacterized protein LOC124424107 isoform X2, producing MATLIWNVLGFLLLATTTIISGLPALDDSKIIANNDEENSTLSLDLVPPMIKDDDDKNITLFIINLYAVRNHSGEASEEVLDNSLIEKMPDIIGPLATIFLVVEEGEDEKPVDLDEMAKYMEKHGFKMDKIDESGETSVLRTEIADKEIDNVKDILESTADNSSTEKLSKSKKYRTRRMACHKCHGGGGGGGRGGGGGYGGGGGGGQTIGVIPVYVVPVAVQQQPQRPQYHPPPQPVCDPCQGRGGGGGGGGGGGGGGGGAWAHASAQASAGNW